A DNA window from Allokutzneria albata contains the following coding sequences:
- a CDS encoding CehA/McbA family metallohydrolase, translated as MCECAKRVSRRSVLFAGAASALLPAVAFAEQGAEQTRTIEGRFEPGAPDWAYLPIVVPRGVREIEIVYRYDRPPGAPGNALDIGMFGPEGHELGDHRGFRGWSGGARDRFTISASGATPGYLPGPIDPGTWHVILGPYTVSPRGMNYEVDVTLRFGPPGEPIRPNPAPRRATGRGRAWYRGDCHLHTVHSDGKRMPDELIAAAKTAGLDFFVSTEHNTTSASLRWGDHARPDLLIINGEEVTTRSGHWPALGLPPGYWIDWRYRGSEHAAFERFAGRVHAVGGLVVAAHPYATCLGCSWEFGYDHVDAVEVWNGDWSYDDELAVRHWDGLLREGRWIPAIGSSDAHREPQPVGLPQTVVLAQDLETRSILAGIAAGRSWLAESSRVELTMRAVAGRRVAEIGDRLHAAEARIELDVAGAPGCEVRLITPTRIAHSEWVPASGRAQVRWTATDADWVRAEVRRPLRTPTTPDTMVALTNPVFLGRR; from the coding sequence ATGTGCGAATGCGCGAAGCGGGTGTCCAGGCGGTCGGTCCTGTTCGCGGGAGCGGCGAGCGCCCTCCTGCCCGCGGTCGCCTTCGCGGAGCAGGGGGCCGAGCAGACCAGGACGATCGAGGGCCGGTTCGAGCCGGGCGCGCCGGACTGGGCCTATCTGCCGATCGTGGTGCCGCGCGGGGTGCGGGAGATCGAGATCGTCTACCGCTACGACAGGCCGCCCGGCGCGCCGGGCAACGCGCTGGACATCGGGATGTTCGGGCCCGAGGGGCACGAGCTGGGCGACCACCGCGGCTTCCGCGGCTGGTCCGGCGGGGCGCGCGACCGGTTCACGATCAGCGCCTCCGGGGCGACCCCCGGCTACCTGCCCGGCCCGATCGACCCGGGCACCTGGCACGTGATCCTCGGGCCGTACACGGTCTCGCCGCGGGGGATGAACTACGAGGTCGACGTGACCCTGAGGTTCGGTCCTCCCGGCGAGCCGATCCGGCCGAACCCGGCGCCGCGCCGGGCGACCGGACGGGGGCGCGCCTGGTACCGGGGCGACTGCCACCTGCACACCGTGCACTCCGACGGCAAGCGCATGCCCGACGAGCTGATCGCCGCGGCGAAGACCGCGGGGCTGGACTTCTTCGTCTCCACCGAGCACAACACCACCTCGGCGAGCCTGCGCTGGGGTGATCACGCGCGGCCGGACCTGTTGATCATCAACGGCGAGGAGGTCACGACGCGGTCCGGGCACTGGCCCGCCCTCGGTCTGCCGCCCGGGTACTGGATCGACTGGCGTTACCGGGGCTCCGAGCACGCCGCGTTCGAGCGCTTCGCCGGGCGCGTCCACGCGGTCGGCGGCCTGGTCGTCGCGGCGCACCCGTACGCCACGTGCCTCGGCTGCTCGTGGGAGTTCGGCTACGACCACGTCGACGCGGTCGAGGTGTGGAACGGCGACTGGTCGTACGACGACGAGCTCGCAGTGCGCCACTGGGACGGTCTTCTGCGCGAGGGCAGGTGGATACCCGCGATCGGCTCCAGCGACGCGCACCGCGAGCCTCAGCCCGTCGGACTGCCGCAGACGGTGGTGCTGGCCCAGGACCTCGAGACGCGCTCGATCCTGGCGGGGATCGCCGCAGGGCGGTCGTGGCTCGCGGAGTCCTCCCGCGTCGAGCTGACCATGAGGGCCGTCGCGGGGCGCCGTGTCGCGGAGATCGGTGACCGGCTGCACGCGGCGGAGGCGCGGATCGAACTCGACGTCGCGGGAGCGCCCGGCTGCGAGGTCCGCCTGATCACGCCGACGCGGATCGCGCACAGCGAGTGGGTCCCGGCGAGCGGTCGCGCCCAAGTGCGCTGGACGGCGACCGACGCGGACTGGGTGCGCGCGGAGGTGCGCAGGCCACTGCGGACCCCGACGACCCCGGACACGATGGTGGCTCTGACCAACCCCGTGTTCCTGGGCCGCCGGTAG
- a CDS encoding MFS transporter, whose product MYQFSGILVRVSQNASLAAYREALTAPGARGPVLTSLLARLPVAMVGIALLFYVQRVSGSYAAASLVSAGALVGVALGSVAQGRLVDKIGPTRILLVASALFSTMVTAEIIAIETGAPVWVMTVLGLALGTSQPMVGSSSRSLWTRLLPPGPARQAAYSYEAISMEVFFILGPGLAGLFTALPWAGTGVLLGAVCEVVGATGFALTRTVRAWRPRKDERASVGVLGALSTPGMRTVAIAALGFGVTIGFVEVAVPAAATHAGHEALGGLLLSVWSVSSVLFGVLYGSRPWPRPMYLRLPVLLGGFSVLVTLLAIPTTLAGLAVALFVVGTLITPQAMTHSAAIEEVALPGTATEAFGWVITAVTVGLAFGQSVSGQLVEAFGPPAAFLASAASGLVLASVVWLRRHSVRDGRQWMENAASCTRDEVELAGR is encoded by the coding sequence ATGTACCAGTTCTCCGGCATACTGGTACGCGTGTCCCAGAATGCCTCCCTCGCCGCCTACCGCGAGGCGCTCACCGCCCCCGGTGCGCGCGGTCCCGTCCTGACCTCCCTGCTCGCCCGGCTGCCGGTCGCCATGGTCGGCATCGCGCTGCTGTTCTACGTGCAGCGGGTCAGCGGTTCCTACGCGGCGGCCAGCCTGGTCTCCGCGGGCGCGCTCGTCGGCGTCGCGCTGGGCTCGGTCGCGCAGGGCAGGCTGGTCGACAAGATCGGCCCCACCCGGATCCTGCTGGTGGCGTCCGCGCTGTTCAGCACGATGGTGACGGCCGAGATCATCGCCATCGAGACGGGCGCCCCGGTCTGGGTGATGACCGTGCTCGGCCTGGCGCTGGGCACCAGCCAGCCGATGGTCGGCTCCTCCTCCAGGTCCCTGTGGACCAGGCTGCTGCCGCCCGGACCGGCGCGGCAGGCGGCCTACTCCTACGAGGCCATCAGCATGGAGGTCTTCTTCATCCTCGGCCCCGGCCTGGCCGGCCTGTTCACCGCGCTGCCGTGGGCCGGGACGGGCGTGCTGCTCGGCGCGGTCTGCGAGGTCGTCGGCGCCACGGGCTTCGCGCTGACCCGCACCGTGCGGGCCTGGCGGCCGCGCAAGGACGAGCGGGCGAGCGTCGGCGTGCTCGGCGCGCTGAGCACCCCCGGCATGCGCACCGTCGCCATCGCCGCGCTCGGCTTCGGCGTGACCATCGGCTTCGTCGAGGTCGCGGTGCCCGCCGCGGCGACGCACGCGGGCCACGAGGCGCTGGGCGGCCTGCTGCTGAGCGTCTGGTCGGTCAGCTCGGTGCTCTTCGGCGTGCTCTACGGCTCGCGCCCCTGGCCGCGGCCGATGTACCTGCGGCTGCCCGTGCTGCTCGGCGGGTTCTCCGTGCTGGTGACCCTGCTGGCGATCCCGACGACGCTCGCCGGGCTGGCGGTCGCGCTGTTCGTGGTCGGCACGCTGATCACCCCGCAGGCGATGACGCACTCGGCGGCGATCGAGGAGGTCGCCCTGCCGGGCACGGCCACCGAGGCGTTCGGCTGGGTGATCACCGCGGTGACCGTCGGCCTCGCCTTCGGCCAGTCCGTGAGCGGGCAGCTGGTCGAGGCGTTCGGCCCACCCGCGGCCTTCCTCGCGTCGGCGGCCTCCGGCCTCGTGCTGGCGAGCGTGGTGTGGCTGCGCAGGCACAGCGTGCGCGACGGCAGGCAGTGGATGGAGAACGCGGCCAGCTGCACCCGCGACGAGGTGGAGCTGGCAGGTCGCTGA
- a CDS encoding Crp/Fnr family transcriptional regulator, whose amino-acid sequence MDETLARAGIFQGVEPAAAEALVATLEQVDFPRGHVIFAEGEPGDRLYIIQSGKVKVGRKSPDGRENLLSIMGPSDMFGELSIFDPGPRTSTATTVTEVRALTMDRPSLREWIGKRPEIAEQLLRVLARRLRRTNNMLADLIFTDVPGRVARALLQFAQRFGSQEAGLLRVTHDLTQEEIAQYVGASRETVNKALADFAHRGWLRLEGKSVLILDPERLARRAR is encoded by the coding sequence GTGGACGAGACCCTGGCCCGGGCGGGCATCTTCCAGGGCGTTGAACCGGCAGCCGCCGAGGCGCTCGTGGCCACGTTGGAGCAGGTGGACTTCCCGCGTGGGCACGTCATCTTCGCGGAGGGCGAGCCCGGCGACCGGCTGTACATCATCCAGTCGGGCAAGGTGAAGGTCGGCCGCAAGTCGCCGGACGGCCGCGAGAACCTGCTGTCCATCATGGGTCCGTCGGACATGTTCGGTGAGCTGTCCATCTTCGACCCCGGCCCCAGGACCTCCACCGCGACCACGGTGACCGAGGTGCGGGCGCTCACGATGGACCGCCCCAGCCTGCGCGAGTGGATCGGCAAGCGGCCGGAGATCGCCGAGCAGCTGCTGCGCGTGCTCGCGCGGCGACTGCGCCGCACGAACAACATGCTGGCCGACCTGATCTTCACCGACGTCCCGGGCCGGGTGGCGCGCGCGCTGCTGCAGTTCGCCCAGCGCTTCGGTTCGCAGGAGGCCGGTCTGCTTCGGGTCACCCACGACCTGACCCAGGAGGAGATCGCCCAGTACGTCGGCGCCTCCCGGGAGACCGTGAACAAGGCGCTCGCCGACTTCGCGCACCGCGGCTGGCTGCGGCTGGAGGGCAAGAGCGTGCTGATCCTGGACCCCGAGCGGCTGGCCCGCAGGGCCCGCTGA
- the nth gene encoding endonuclease III has product MLRGLEAAFPDAHCELDFTTPLDLAVAVILSAQCTDKRVNEVTPALFARYRTAADYAGADRAELEELIRPTGFYRNKATSIMGLGAALVERYGGEVPGKLKDLVTLPGVGRKTANVILGEAFGVPGITVDTHFGRLVRRWGWTELEDPVKVEHAIGELIPRKDWTMLSHRVIFHGRRVCHARKPACGACVLARDCPSFGAGPTTFAEAAKLVRGPETEHLLSLVTEGEGAR; this is encoded by the coding sequence ATGCTGCGCGGGCTGGAGGCGGCCTTCCCGGACGCGCACTGCGAGCTGGACTTCACCACGCCGCTGGACCTCGCGGTCGCGGTGATCCTCTCCGCCCAGTGCACCGACAAGCGGGTCAACGAGGTCACCCCGGCGCTGTTCGCCCGCTACCGCACGGCCGCCGACTACGCCGGCGCCGACCGGGCCGAGCTGGAGGAGCTGATCCGGCCGACCGGCTTCTACCGGAACAAGGCCACCTCGATCATGGGCCTGGGCGCCGCGCTGGTGGAGCGGTACGGCGGCGAGGTGCCCGGCAAGCTCAAGGACCTGGTCACGCTGCCCGGGGTGGGGCGCAAGACCGCCAACGTGATCCTCGGCGAGGCCTTCGGCGTCCCCGGGATCACCGTGGACACCCACTTCGGCCGCCTGGTGCGGCGGTGGGGCTGGACGGAGCTGGAGGACCCGGTCAAGGTCGAGCACGCGATCGGCGAGCTGATCCCGCGCAAGGACTGGACCATGCTCTCGCACCGGGTGATCTTCCACGGGCGGCGCGTCTGCCACGCCAGGAAGCCCGCGTGCGGCGCGTGCGTGCTGGCCAGGGACTGCCCGTCCTTCGGCGCGGGCCCGACGACGTTCGCCGAGGCGGCCAAGCTCGTCCGCGGCCCCGAGACCGAGCACCTGTTATCGCTGGTCACCGAGGGCGAGGGCGCTCGATGA
- a CDS encoding TlpA family protein disulfide reductase, with protein sequence MTDRGHALRWLVVVVVLGVAGIVAIWPRGADSHPPPAAGRPAADLVAARAKAALPACPVPADGVAPVSGLAGLSATCMADGSRIDLARALAGKATLVNVWATWCAPCREELPALAAYAASPGAVGVLGLQVRSGEADGLDMLSGLNARIPSVIDLDERVAGVLNPPVMPTSFVVAPSGRVERVNPPVVFKTADQVRATVDEYLRRFG encoded by the coding sequence ATGACCGATCGCGGACACGCACTGCGCTGGCTGGTCGTGGTCGTGGTGCTCGGCGTGGCCGGGATCGTGGCGATCTGGCCGCGCGGTGCGGACTCGCACCCTCCGCCCGCAGCCGGGAGACCCGCCGCGGACCTCGTCGCCGCCCGGGCCAAGGCGGCGCTGCCCGCGTGCCCGGTGCCTGCGGACGGGGTCGCGCCGGTCAGCGGGCTGGCCGGGCTGTCGGCGACCTGCATGGCCGACGGCTCGCGGATCGACCTCGCGCGGGCGCTCGCCGGGAAGGCCACGTTGGTCAACGTGTGGGCGACGTGGTGCGCGCCGTGCCGCGAGGAGCTGCCCGCGCTGGCCGCCTACGCGGCGTCCCCCGGAGCGGTCGGAGTGCTGGGCCTGCAGGTCAGGAGCGGTGAGGCGGACGGGCTGGACATGCTCTCCGGGCTGAACGCGCGCATCCCGTCCGTGATCGACCTCGACGAGCGGGTCGCCGGAGTGCTCAATCCGCCCGTGATGCCGACTTCGTTCGTGGTCGCGCCGTCCGGCCGGGTGGAGCGGGTGAACCCGCCGGTCGTCTTCAAGACCGCCGACCAGGTGCGCGCGACGGTCGACGAGTACCTGAGGCGGTTCGGGTGA
- a CDS encoding NUDIX hydrolase, with product MRPLMHSVANLERKHFERVKPPADGSGRPAAVLMLLGEGADGPDVLLLRRADTLNSHAGQVAFPGGTIDPEDDGPVAAALREAVEETGVLPQGVRPVALLPELYLTPTGFLVSPVLAHWAEPSPVVAVDPNETAAVARVPLAHLADPANRCTIAHRGYRGPGFLVPGMLVWGFTAWLLSGLLTLGGWERPWNRKDVRDLDEAWLAVSEPELPASAKEQT from the coding sequence ATGCGGCCGCTGATGCACTCCGTCGCCAACCTGGAGCGCAAGCACTTCGAACGCGTCAAGCCGCCCGCTGACGGCTCCGGGCGGCCTGCCGCCGTGCTGATGCTGCTCGGCGAGGGCGCGGACGGGCCGGACGTGCTGCTGCTGCGCCGGGCGGACACGTTGAACTCGCACGCGGGCCAGGTCGCCTTCCCCGGCGGCACGATCGACCCGGAGGACGACGGCCCGGTCGCGGCCGCGCTCCGGGAGGCGGTCGAGGAGACCGGTGTGCTGCCGCAGGGCGTGCGCCCGGTGGCGCTGCTGCCCGAGCTGTACCTCACCCCGACCGGTTTCCTGGTCAGCCCGGTCCTCGCGCACTGGGCCGAACCGAGCCCGGTCGTCGCGGTCGATCCCAACGAGACGGCCGCCGTCGCGCGGGTTCCGCTCGCGCACCTGGCCGATCCGGCCAACCGCTGCACCATCGCCCACCGCGGCTATCGAGGACCCGGTTTCCTGGTCCCGGGGATGCTGGTGTGGGGTTTCACCGCCTGGCTGTTGTCGGGGCTGTTGACGCTCGGCGGCTGGGAACGGCCGTGGAACCGCAAGGACGTTCGCGACCTCGACGAGGCGTGGCTGGCAGTTTCGGAGCCCGAGCTGCCCGCGAGCGCGAAGGAGCAGACGTGA
- a CDS encoding MarP family serine protease: MNWVDLLIVLLAVLAAVSGARQGMVVSLCSVAGVLAGAMLGLWLAPLLVANFADVTTRVAIGVALVVLMIALGEMLGVWVGRPIKEKLNATRLTVVDNSLGAVTMSAVVFVVAWLLAVPLTSAAGLPALSSAVKRSTVLGVVDDVMPPAAQSLPGSLRQLLDSSGFPAALDPFASTPRAEVGPPDLALQTDPVVQRVRASVLKVRGRASSCARALEGTGFVIAPQRVMTNAHVVAGTDKVTIEVGRGDFDATVVLYDPQTDVAILDVPDLKAPVLPWASTDAKPGEDGVVVGYPLDGPYTPSAARVRDRINLRGPDIYEARTVVRDVYTIRAKVRSGNSGGPLIDPNGRVLGVVFGAAVDDHETGFVLTAKEVADELAAAPRLFSRVSTGTCTN; encoded by the coding sequence GTGAACTGGGTCGACCTGCTGATAGTGCTGCTCGCCGTGCTCGCCGCCGTGTCCGGTGCGCGGCAGGGCATGGTGGTGTCGCTGTGCTCGGTCGCGGGCGTGCTCGCGGGCGCGATGCTCGGCCTGTGGCTGGCACCGCTGCTGGTGGCGAACTTCGCCGACGTGACGACCCGGGTGGCCATCGGCGTCGCGCTGGTGGTGCTCATGATCGCCCTCGGCGAGATGCTTGGCGTCTGGGTCGGCAGACCGATCAAGGAGAAGCTCAACGCCACCAGGCTCACCGTGGTGGACAACTCCCTCGGCGCGGTCACGATGAGCGCGGTGGTGTTCGTCGTAGCGTGGCTGCTCGCGGTGCCGTTGACCTCGGCAGCCGGGCTGCCCGCGCTGTCCTCCGCGGTCAAGCGCTCCACCGTGCTCGGCGTCGTCGACGACGTGATGCCGCCCGCCGCGCAGAGCCTGCCCGGTTCGCTGCGCCAGCTGCTCGACTCCTCCGGCTTCCCAGCCGCGCTCGACCCGTTCGCCTCCACCCCGCGCGCCGAGGTCGGCCCGCCGGACCTGGCGCTGCAGACCGATCCGGTCGTGCAGCGGGTGCGCGCGAGCGTGCTCAAGGTCCGCGGCCGCGCTTCGTCGTGCGCGCGGGCGTTGGAGGGCACGGGGTTCGTGATCGCCCCGCAGCGCGTGATGACCAACGCGCACGTGGTCGCGGGCACCGACAAGGTCACCATCGAGGTCGGCCGCGGCGACTTCGACGCCACCGTGGTGCTCTACGACCCGCAGACCGACGTGGCCATCCTGGACGTGCCGGACCTCAAGGCGCCGGTGCTGCCGTGGGCCTCAACCGACGCCAAGCCCGGCGAGGACGGTGTGGTCGTCGGCTATCCGCTGGACGGTCCGTACACCCCGTCAGCCGCCAGGGTTCGGGACCGGATCAACCTGCGCGGCCCGGACATCTACGAGGCCCGCACCGTCGTCCGCGACGTCTACACGATCCGCGCCAAGGTCCGCAGCGGCAACTCCGGCGGACCGCTGATCGACCCGAACGGCCGCGTCCTCGGCGTGGTCTTCGGCGCGGCCGTCGACGATCACGAGACCGGCTTCGTGCTCACCGCCAAGGAGGTCGCCGACGAACTCGCCGCGGCCCCGAGGCTGTTCAGCCGGGTCTCCACCGGCACCTGCACGAACTGA
- a CDS encoding phage holin family protein: MTSAQHKGNGSGAELPPVASIPLTDDNASTAAEQSIGGLVREATTHVSTLIRAELELAKIELKGEVRKGLKGSVYFVLALAVLGFSTFFLFFFLGELLSVWLYRWAAFGIVFLLMLAAAGLFGFMGYRKVRKIRAPERTIRTMRENASIARRSHDPEPEHY; the protein is encoded by the coding sequence GTGACCAGCGCCCAGCACAAAGGCAACGGCAGCGGAGCCGAGCTGCCGCCCGTCGCGTCCATCCCGCTGACCGACGACAACGCCAGCACCGCGGCGGAGCAGTCGATCGGCGGACTCGTCCGCGAGGCGACCACACACGTCTCCACCCTGATCAGGGCCGAGCTCGAGCTCGCCAAGATCGAGCTCAAGGGTGAGGTGCGCAAGGGCCTCAAGGGCAGCGTCTACTTCGTCCTCGCGCTCGCCGTGCTGGGCTTCAGCACGTTCTTCCTGTTCTTCTTCCTGGGCGAGCTGCTGTCGGTCTGGCTGTACCGCTGGGCCGCCTTCGGCATCGTGTTCCTGCTGATGCTGGCGGCGGCGGGGCTGTTCGGGTTCATGGGCTACCGCAAGGTGCGCAAGATCCGCGCGCCGGAGCGGACCATCCGCACGATGCGCGAGAACGCCTCGATCGCCCGCCGCTCCCACGATCCCGAGCCGGAGCACTACTGA
- the nhaA gene encoding Na+/H+ antiporter NhaA — protein sequence MSRARRAAAVLPDLARYLRTETVGGMVLLGATAVALLWANSPLDESYRWLRDLRIGPDLLHLNLTVGEWAKDGLLALFFFVAGLELKRELVVGELSDRKAATLPVIAALGGMLVPAGIALAVSWGAPGSGQAWAIPVATDIAFALGVLAITGSGLPNSARIFLLSLAVVDDLGAILVIALLFTSGFDLLAVAVAVVLLALYWYLQRRRVTSSWIYVPLAVAVWVAVHSTGVHATIAGVALGLLTRVKRDRYEPEAPAVRLEHRLQPWSAGLAVPVFALFAAGVPVGGDALAALTTDRIALAVIIGLVVGKLLGIFGFSLLSVRFGLASKPKDLAWRDMAAVSMLGGVGFTVSLLIAELALPKEAAELAKAAVLVASAAAALLAAAMLIKRSRARGA from the coding sequence TTGTCGCGAGCCCGCCGAGCCGCCGCCGTCCTGCCGGACCTGGCCAGATACCTCCGCACCGAGACCGTCGGGGGCATGGTCCTGCTCGGCGCCACCGCCGTCGCGCTGCTGTGGGCCAACTCCCCGCTGGACGAGTCCTACCGGTGGCTGCGCGATCTGCGGATCGGGCCGGACCTGCTGCACCTGAACCTCACCGTGGGTGAGTGGGCCAAGGACGGCCTGCTCGCGCTGTTCTTCTTCGTCGCGGGCCTGGAGCTCAAGCGCGAACTCGTCGTCGGCGAACTGTCCGATCGCAAGGCCGCCACGCTGCCGGTGATCGCCGCGCTCGGCGGGATGCTGGTGCCCGCGGGCATCGCGCTCGCGGTGAGCTGGGGCGCTCCCGGTTCCGGGCAGGCGTGGGCGATCCCGGTCGCCACCGACATCGCCTTCGCCCTCGGCGTGCTCGCCATCACCGGCTCCGGCCTGCCGAACAGCGCGCGGATCTTCCTGCTCAGCCTCGCCGTCGTGGACGACCTCGGTGCCATCCTGGTCATCGCGCTGCTGTTCACCAGCGGCTTCGACCTGCTGGCCGTCGCCGTGGCGGTCGTGCTGCTCGCGCTGTACTGGTACCTGCAGCGGCGCCGGGTGACCTCGTCGTGGATCTACGTCCCGCTCGCCGTCGCGGTGTGGGTCGCGGTGCACTCCACCGGCGTGCACGCCACCATCGCCGGCGTCGCGCTCGGCCTGCTCACCCGGGTGAAGCGGGACCGCTACGAGCCCGAGGCACCCGCCGTGCGGCTGGAGCACCGCCTCCAACCGTGGTCGGCCGGGCTGGCCGTGCCGGTGTTCGCCCTGTTCGCCGCCGGGGTGCCGGTCGGCGGCGACGCGCTGGCCGCGCTGACCACCGACCGGATCGCGCTCGCGGTGATCATCGGCCTTGTCGTCGGCAAGCTGCTCGGGATCTTCGGCTTCTCCCTGCTGTCGGTGCGCTTCGGCCTGGCCAGCAAACCGAAGGACCTGGCGTGGCGGGACATGGCCGCCGTCTCGATGCTCGGCGGCGTCGGTTTCACGGTGAGCCTGCTGATCGCCGAGCTGGCGCTGCCGAAGGAAGCGGCCGAGCTGGCGAAGGCCGCGGTGCTGGTCGCTTCGGCCGCGGCGGCGCTGCTCGCCGCGGCGATGCTGATCAAGAGGAGCCGGGCGCGCGGCGCGTGA
- a CDS encoding sulfite exporter TauE/SafE family protein, whose translation MTPRSERARLAVIGATAGTLSGLFGVGGGVVIVPALVAWCGRDQRQAVATSLTAVGPLAVAGAIGYALHREVDFVLALPLGIGSLIGAWLGAALLTRAPLAALRWLYALIAVGTAVRLWIAPGEVGGAVSHGLGTLALLLPIGVVVGLLSGLTGIGGGTVLVPIMQLGFSLPAAPAKGTSLLIILPTSVLGGHQNLKKGNGCLKDSLWVGVCGVLATMTASQFAVFMDHALSDVLLAFLLVAVGIGAVWSDLRALFKRA comes from the coding sequence GTGACCCCTCGCTCCGAGCGCGCTCGGCTCGCCGTCATCGGCGCGACGGCGGGGACGCTGTCCGGGCTCTTCGGCGTCGGCGGCGGAGTGGTGATCGTTCCCGCGCTGGTGGCGTGGTGCGGCCGGGACCAGCGGCAGGCCGTGGCCACCTCGCTGACCGCGGTCGGACCGCTCGCCGTCGCGGGGGCGATCGGGTACGCGCTGCACCGCGAGGTCGACTTCGTGCTCGCGCTCCCGCTCGGCATCGGGTCGCTGATCGGCGCCTGGCTGGGCGCGGCGCTGCTCACCAGGGCCCCGCTGGCGGCGCTGCGCTGGTTGTACGCGCTGATCGCCGTGGGCACGGCGGTGCGGCTGTGGATCGCTCCCGGCGAGGTCGGCGGTGCGGTCAGCCACGGGCTGGGGACCCTGGCACTGCTGCTGCCGATCGGGGTGGTGGTGGGGCTGCTGTCCGGGCTGACCGGCATCGGTGGGGGGACCGTGCTGGTGCCGATCATGCAGCTGGGGTTCTCGCTCCCGGCGGCGCCCGCGAAGGGAACCTCGCTCCTGATTATTCTACCGACATCGGTGCTCGGTGGCCACCAAAACTTGAAAAAAGGGAACGGTTGCCTGAAAGACTCACTCTGGGTCGGGGTCTGCGGCGTCCTCGCCACGATGACGGCGAGCCAGTTCGCCGTGTTCATGGACCACGCCCTTTCCGATGTCCTGCTGGCATTTTTGCTGGTAGCAGTGGGTATCGGTGCGGTGTGGAGTGACTTGCGCGCGCTGTTCAAGCGGGCATAG